The genomic region CGCAGTATCAGACTCCTCCGGAGCCGTCTACAACCCTGACGGGCTCGACGCACGCGACGCGAAGGCGTTCAAGAGCGAGACCGGGTCGCTGGCCGGCTACGAGGGCGCAACGGAGGAGCTGACGAACGAAGAGCTGCTGACGATGGACGTGGATCTGCTCGTCCCGGCGGCGCTCGAAAACGCCATCGACGGCGACCTCGCAAAGGATGTACAGGCAGACATCGTCGTGGAGGCGGCAAACGGCCCGCTGACGCCGAACGCCGACGACGTCCTCACCGACCGTGACGTGGCCGTGTTCCCGGACATCCTCGCCAACGCCGGTGGCGTCACGGTGTCGTACTTCGAGTGGGTCCAGAACCGCCAGCGGTTCTACTGGTCCGAGGAGCGTGTGAACAGCGAACTGGAGACCATCATCACGAACGCGTTCGACGACCTCGTCGAGACGTACGAGCAGACCGGCGCGCCGAACTTCCGGACGGCGATGTACGTCGTCGCTATCCAGCGGGTCGTCGCGGCGGCCGAGGAAGGCGGTATCTGGCCCTGACCGCATCCCGGAATCAGTCACGGCTACCGCGGGTGTTTTGCCGGCGCTTCCCCTACTGTGTGTATGGACATTTACGAGCGGCAGGTTCGCGTCGAAGCTCCGCTGTCAGAAGTCTGGAAGTTCCACGCGACAGGCGACGGGCTGGTCGCGCTGACCCCCGACTGGATGAACATCCGCATCGAGGAGGAGCGGGGACCAGATGGCGAGCCAAACCCTGAAGAACTGACCGCCGGGTCGGTCGTCGTCTCCTCGATCAAGCCGTTCGGCGTGCCGCCGCGCCAGCGCTGGGTCTCGGATATCGTCGCCCGGGAAGAAGGTGAGGACGAGGCGATGTTCCGCGACGTGATGGCGGAGGGACCGTTTCCCCACTGGGAACACACGCACACGTTCCGGGCGTTGAGCGACAGGGAAACGCTCGTTCACGACCACGTCGAGTTCGAACTGCCCGGCGGACCGCTCGGCCGGGCGCTTGGCCCCTTTGGCTGTCTCGGGATGGAGCCGATGTTCCGATATCGCCATCAGCAGACGAAGGAACTGCTCGAAGGGTAACGTGGCCTGCCCCGGACGACACGGCCCCGACTATGGTCTCCGGTGTTTCTTTATTCCCGTGTCGGATACTACCACGGGATGAGTCGACGTGTCGTCGTACTACCTGATGTGGCTGTGCTGTCTCCGTGCCACAACGGAGCAGGACGAGCGTGACCGAGCCGCGAATCGACCCGCGAATCGGGCTGGTCGTCGCCGTTCTCGCGGTCAGTACGAGTGCGATTCTCGTCCGGTGGAGCGATGCCGCGGCGTCGGTGGCGGCGTTCTACCGTGTCCTGTTGACGACCGTACTGCTAGCCCCGCTGGCGCTGGGTCGGCACCGGTCGGCATTCGGTCGGCTCGCTCGACGGGACGTACTGGCGGCTGCGGCGACTGGCGTGGCACTCGCAGTGCACTTCGCCGCGTGGTTCGAGAGTCTGGCGTGGACCAGCGTCGCGGCGTCGGTCACGCTGGTCCAGTGCCAGCCGCTGTTCGTCGCCGTCGGCGCGTGGGCGCTGCTGGATGAGCGCGTCACGCGCGGAACGACGGCGGGCATTCTGGTCGCTATCGGCGGTATCATCGTGATGTCTGTCGGTGAACTTCTCGGGAGCGGGACCATCGGCCCGCGTCCGCTGTACGGCAACGCCCTGGCTCTCGTCGGTGGCGTTATGGCCGCTGGGTACGTTCTCGCCGGGCGCTCGCTCCGCCAGCGGTTCCCCCTTGTCCCGTACGTGACCGTCGTCTACAGCGTCGCGGCGGTATCCCTCCTCGTCTTCGTCGTCGCGTCGGGCCACCCCGTGACCGGCTACCCGCCACGGGAGTGGGCGCTGTTTCTCGCGATGGCTGTCGGCCCCGGCGTGTTCGGCCACACCGTCCTCAACTGGGCGCTGGCACACGTCGAATCGAGCATGGTCAGCGTCTCACTGCTCGGCGAACCGGTCGGGAGCGCGCTGCTGGCGTTGCTGTTGCTCGCAGAGATACCCGGTCCGTCGACCGTCGCCGGTGGGGCCGTCGTACTCGCCGGCATCGGCGTCGTCGCCAGAAGCCGAGCCGTCGGGGCACCGTCCACAGACTGAGGGCTGACTCAGGCGCGTTTTTCTACGGCGCCGCGGATTTCTGCGGCGGCGAAGTCGTGGTCCGGGCGGATGTTGACGAAATCGAGGAACTCCTCCGCGGCCAGCAACTCAGACGTATCGTAGTGGCGTGCGGCGGCGGAGACCGCGGTCGGCGCACCGACGAGCGGCTCAAGTGCGCCCAGCGCACACGCGAGGTCATAGGCGCGAGCATCGCTGATCGCCGCTTCGCGGACGCTTGTGGCATCGATGAAGTAGAGGTCGTCGTGGGCCACGAGCACGTTCTCACAGCGGAAGTCGCCGTGGGCCAGGCCGTCCTCGTGCATCCGGTGGAGGAATTCAAACACCGTCGGACTGTGCTGCTCGACGGTTTCGGCCGGGAGGTCGTCCAGCGGCTCGAAGTCGGGAATGTATTCAAGTACCAGCACACCCATGCCATCGTATTCGAACGCCTCGATTGGCTCGGGAGCGTTGACGCCGATCTCCCGCATCCGCTGGGTCGCCGCCAGTTCGTGTTCAGCCATCTCGTAGGGCGTCCCGAAGTGCTCGAAAAAGCCCTCTGTCCCAGACGAAAACGCGCCGATGTTGCGGCCGGCGGTCAACAGCGTGTGGACCAGCGAGTTCTGTCCCGTGATGACTTTCACGAACCACTGGTCGTTGACGACAAGCGGCGTCGAGAGCCAGTTATCCGCCTCCAGAAACGTCACGTGGGCCGCGGGCTCGTCGTACCGTTGGATTACCGCCTGCACCACGCCTTCGAGTTGCTCCCAGGGGACCGTCCCGCGGAGGAATCGCCGGAACGCCATTCCCTCTAGGGAACGCCGTGGACGGGCAAATGGCTTGTGTCTGTCGGCGTGTGCTATTTAGTAACACAAAACATAGGCTCGGTATGGAGTTCGACGTTCCCGGCGAACACCGGATGATACGGGATTCGGTCCGTGAGTTCTGTGAGAATGAGATCCAACCGATAGCGCAGGACATCGAGGACGAACACCGCTTCCCGGCCGAGATATTCGAAGCGCTCGGCAAACTGGACGTGATGGGTGTGCCGATCAGCGAGGAGTGGGGCGGACTCGGCGGGGATACGCTGATGTACGCGCTCGTGGCCGAGGAACTCGGCCGCGTCTCTGGGAGTATCGGACTCTCGTACGTGGCTCACACGTCGCTCGGGAGTAAGCCGATAGAGCTGTTCGGCACGGACGCCCAGAAGGAGCGGTGGCTCCGGCCGCTTGCCACCGGCGAACAGCTCGGCGGGTGGGCGCTGACGGAACCAGGCAGCGGGAGCGACGCCAGCGACATGGACACGACGGCCGAGCGGGACGGCGACGAGTACGTCATCAACGGCACCAAGCAGTTCATCACGAACGCCTCCGTCGCCGGGTCGATACTCGTCAAGGCTGTCACCGACCCCGAGGCCGGCTACGACGGCATCTCGACGTTCATCGTCGCCCCCGAGGACGACGGCTGGGCGGTGACGACCGAGTGGGACAAAATGGGACTGAACGCCTCGCCGACCTGCGAACTCCAGTTCGACGACTGCCGGATTCCTGCGGACCGACTGCTCGGCGAGGAAGGGACGGCTGGACACAGACGCTGAAGACCCTCAACGGCGGGCGCATTTCTATCGCCGCGCTCTCGACTGGACTCGCACAGGGAGCCTTCGAGGCCGCGAAATCGTACGCCACCGAGCGAGAACAGTTCGACCGCCCCATCTCGACGTTCGACGCCGTCCGGGACAAGATAGTCGAGATGGACCGCAAAATCGAGCGTGCCCGCCTGTTGACCCACAAGGCTGCGACGATGTACGACCATGGGGAAGACGTAACGCGGCTCTCCTCGCTTGCGAAACTCGACGCCAGCGAAATCTGTCGAGAGGTCGCCGAAGACGCCGTGCAGGTGCTTGGCGGTTACGGCTACACGACGGACTTCGCCCCCCAGCGGTTCTACCGGGACGCGAAGCTCATGGAAATCGGGGAGGGCACGAGCGAGATACAGCGGATGGTACTCGGCCGGGAACTTGGCTTGTGACGCCGCCCGCGGCGCTCAGATGTCGGACGGGCTTTCTGGGACGACCGTGACCGGCACGTCGGCGGCGTCGATGACGGAAACCGCCGCGTCGCCGTCGCGGATTTTGCCAGCCAGCCCCTTCGGCTCATGGCCCATGACGATGTGTTGCACGTCCACGTCAGCCGCGAGTTCGAGCAGTTCGTTGCCGATCCGTGTGCCCGAACGCATTGCGGACCGACCGACGTGTTCGATAGCGACCGTTGCCACGACATTGGTGTCACGGAACCGGTCCCGCATCTCGTCCCGGAGTTGCATGGCCGTGCCGTCGGCGGTGTCTTCGTCGACGAGGTGGACGACGTACAGTTCCTCACCGAGTCCGTCTGCGAGTCGAACCGCCGTATCAATGACTGCTGGAGAGACTGAATCGTTGGCAATTGCAACGAGAATGGTCATACAGGACCCACGGCCTTCGTGTCCAAATCACTTTCTGCCAGACTAACAGGTTCGCTTACTCTGTCGCCTTCAGATTGTGGACGGCGTCGATGTACTCGACGACCTCGGCGGTTGGCTGGATGGCCGAGAGAATCGCGTCGGCGTCCTTGTACGCCATCGGCGCTTCGTCCCGGACGCCTTCGATGACGGACTCCGAGTAGATGCCGTCCATCGCCGCGGCGAACTCGTCCATGTCGACCTCGCTGTGGGCCTGTCGACGGCTCATCACGCGACCCGCGCCGTGTGGCGCTGTCTGGTGGTACGCATCGTTACCCTTCCCGCGTGCGATAATCGACCCATCGGCCATGTTGAACGGGACCAGCAGCCGCTGGCCGTCGCGGGCCGGGGTCGCCCCCTTGCGGATGGTGAGGTCGCGGAAGTCGATGTAGTTGTGAATCGACTGGAAGCGGTCGACGGGGTCGATACCCAGCGCGTCACAGACGGCGTCGCTCATCAGCTCGCGGTTCCAGCGGGCGTACTGCTGGGCGAACAGCATATCGACGAGGTAGCCGTGGGCTTCGCGGCCTTCGAGCCAATCGAGGTCCGTGTTTCGGTCCTCGTCGTCGCTGCTGTGAATCGCGTCCTGTACCTGCCCGAGCGCGTCGAAGGCGTCCTCGATTTCGGAGCCGTCGAGTTCCCGGCGCAGGCGCTCCTTCCGGATGTAGGACTCGCCCATGCCGCCGGTGACCCAGGCGTAGAGATCCCGGGATTCGACGGTGTCCGGGTCGAACTTCAGGTATTCGACGTACTCCTCGGGAATCTGCTCGCGGATCTCGCCGATGGTCCGGCGGTCTGTCGCCGTCGACTGCCAGTATTCGGCGACGGACTTGCCCAGATAGCGGGAGCCGCTGTGGATGACCAGCCAGTAGTCGCCCGATTCGCGTGCCTGTCCGAACTCGATAAAGTGATTCCCGCCGCCCAGCGTCCCCGCGCTCTTGATGATATACCCCATGCCCTGGCGCTGGTCTGCCAGCACGCGGTCACACAGCGACTCGAAGTACTCCTCGTCGTAGCCGTCGAAGTCGAACTCCACGGGGTCGATATGTTCGCCGAACCGCTCCGCGTAGGCCGCATCGAACTGCTCGAAGACGCGGTTAGCCCGCTCGAACGGGAACTCCTCGACGAAGTGGACGGCGTCGTCGTAGTCGTGAACGTTTCGCCCCATCGGAACCGCCTCGCGGACGCGCCGCTCGCGCTCTTCGTCTTCCAGCGGGAGGTCCGGTCCGAGATTCGTCGCGGCCATTCCACAGCCAACGTCGACGCCGACGATGTTCGGGACGACACGGTCGCCCAGCGGCATGGTGAAGCCGATAGGTGCGCCGGCTCCCCAGTGCGTGTCCGGCATGATCCGCACCGGTTCAGTGAACGCCGGGTGGTCGATGAGCGTCTCGATCTGC from Haloarcula rubripromontorii harbors:
- a CDS encoding SRPBCC family protein encodes the protein MDIYERQVRVEAPLSEVWKFHATGDGLVALTPDWMNIRIEEERGPDGEPNPEELTAGSVVVSSIKPFGVPPRQRWVSDIVAREEGEDEAMFRDVMAEGPFPHWEHTHTFRALSDRETLVHDHVEFELPGGPLGRALGPFGCLGMEPMFRYRHQQTKELLEG
- a CDS encoding DMT family transporter produces the protein MTEPRIDPRIGLVVAVLAVSTSAILVRWSDAAASVAAFYRVLLTTVLLAPLALGRHRSAFGRLARRDVLAAAATGVALAVHFAAWFESLAWTSVAASVTLVQCQPLFVAVGAWALLDERVTRGTTAGILVAIGGIIVMSVGELLGSGTIGPRPLYGNALALVGGVMAAGYVLAGRSLRQRFPLVPYVTVVYSVAAVSLLVFVVASGHPVTGYPPREWALFLAMAVGPGVFGHTVLNWALAHVESSMVSVSLLGEPVGSALLALLLLAEIPGPSTVAGGAVVLAGIGVVARSRAVGAPSTD
- a CDS encoding RIO1 family regulatory kinase/ATPase domain-containing protein produces the protein MAFRRFLRGTVPWEQLEGVVQAVIQRYDEPAAHVTFLEADNWLSTPLVVNDQWFVKVITGQNSLVHTLLTAGRNIGAFSSGTEGFFEHFGTPYEMAEHELAATQRMREIGVNAPEPIEAFEYDGMGVLVLEYIPDFEPLDDLPAETVEQHSPTVFEFLHRMHEDGLAHGDFRCENVLVAHDDLYFIDATSVREAAISDARAYDLACALGALEPLVGAPTAVSAAARHYDTSELLAAEEFLDFVNIRPDHDFAAAEIRGAVEKRA
- a CDS encoding universal stress protein, which produces MTILVAIANDSVSPAVIDTAVRLADGLGEELYVVHLVDEDTADGTAMQLRDEMRDRFRDTNVVATVAIEHVGRSAMRSGTRIGNELLELAADVDVQHIVMGHEPKGLAGKIRDGDAAVSVIDAADVPVTVVPESPSDI
- a CDS encoding RNA-splicing ligase RtcB; this encodes MVLELTGKHTTARVMVDDESLVESGCREQIETLIDHPAFTEPVRIMPDTHWGAGAPIGFTMPLGDRVVPNIVGVDVGCGMAATNLGPDLPLEDEERERRVREAVPMGRNVHDYDDAVHFVEEFPFERANRVFEQFDAAYAERFGEHIDPVEFDFDGYDEEYFESLCDRVLADQRQGMGYIIKSAGTLGGGNHFIEFGQARESGDYWLVIHSGSRYLGKSVAEYWQSTATDRRTIGEIREQIPEEYVEYLKFDPDTVESRDLYAWVTGGMGESYIRKERLRRELDGSEIEDAFDALGQVQDAIHSSDDEDRNTDLDWLEGREAHGYLVDMLFAQQYARWNRELMSDAVCDALGIDPVDRFQSIHNYIDFRDLTIRKGATPARDGQRLLVPFNMADGSIIARGKGNDAYHQTAPHGAGRVMSRRQAHSEVDMDEFAAAMDGIYSESVIEGVRDEAPMAYKDADAILSAIQPTAEVVEYIDAVHNLKATE